A region from the Pelobates fuscus isolate aPelFus1 chromosome 3, aPelFus1.pri, whole genome shotgun sequence genome encodes:
- the LOC134603473 gene encoding intercellular adhesion molecule 5-like isoform X1 gives MTFWIEWILAFLVIVFGRSHAEDRPCEITVMDYQEFGAVNEIITLNCTSTCSTPVWKTNLRKSNILRGSTWSSVDVALEMGNFTATCFSADGNISSIAPLCGYVPPSQVTIDMPEVLEEGTVNTITCKVYSVFPEPLLRMSVTRDRDIIYEETFEKNNWKTMVDKTMTYNFTAERSDNLKDFSCNTILELGTYSNVTKSSSSVTIRTFNLPSPEISSEVWIEQGSNANSSFKCTVPHVFPPENVTLDILFEETYLSPNIERLTDGTVMGTGSYSTSSSPIGKYKLKCKAQLFNFAKNQTLDVNIYEHPTVNFTLPIDTVDLDNTVTAYCDLTTQNIEPYSVGIFYDQEKACEDQQNCDFTVTRRARTTNITCKAYLRENPNIAEVASKVLSVHYPPRFTNDLCPERFIWVENKTKDFICSAEGNPEAKTNCNIPFLMTKNDSDTYTCVASNRLGNVTTSVNLTVQYQPSSPVISKTPNSDIDEGNSVNLTCESDCLPTCEYSWVIPPGTSVEYAEKNRFIIINSATHSHSGEYICNVKNKHGIAETRIDITVKGKNWLPVIIVVIVIIVLLAAAALLVYYLWRKGKIGSYHVQNSKQKKLSKENIPLSNGA, from the exons aaGATCGACCCTGTGAAATAACTGTAATGGACTATCAGGAGTTTGGAGCAGTTAATGAGATCATTACTCTAAATTGCACCTCCACGTGTTCTACTCCAGTCTGGAAAACAAATCTCCGTAAGAGCAACATCCTTAGAGGAAGCACATGGTCATCGGTTGATGTGGCTCTTGAAATGGGCAATTTCACCGCAACGTGCTTTTCGGCTGATGGAAATATTAGCAGTATAGCTCCACTTTGTGGTTATG TGCCACCAAGCCAAGTGACAATCGATATGCCAGAGGTGCTAGAAGAAGGGACTGTGAATACCATCACCTGCAAAGTCTACAGCGTGTTCCCTGAACCTTTACTACGCATGTCAGTGACTCGCGATAGGGACATCATATATGAggaaacatttgaaaaaaataattggaagaCAATGGTTGATAAGACAATGACATATAATTTCACAGCAGAGCGAAGTGATAACTTGAAGGATTTCTCCTGTAATACCATTCTGGAATTGGGGACATATTCTAATGTCACTAAATCATCATCCAGTGTGACCATCAGAACATTCA ACTTACCATCTCCAGAAATATCTTCAGAGGTGTGGATTGAACAAGGATCAAATGCTAATTCTTCATTTAAATGCACGGTTCCTCATGTGTTCCCTCCAGAAAATGTAactttagatattttatttgaAGAGACTTATTTGAGTCCCAACATAGAAAGACTTACCGATGGCACCGTGATGGGAACTGGTTCATACTCAACAAGTAGCAGTCCTATTGGAAAATATAAACTCAAATGTAAAGCACAATTATTCAACTTTGCCAAAAATCAAACCTTGGATGTAAATATTTATG AACATCCTACAGTTAATTTTACTCTGCCCATTGACACTGTTGACTTGGATAACACAGTGACTGCATATTGCGATTTGACAACTCAAAATATAGAGCCCTATTCTGTAGGAATATTTTACGACCAGGAAAAGGCATGTGAAGATCAGCAAAATTGTGATTTCACTGTGACAAGGCGAGCTCGTACTACAAACATAACCTGCAAGGCCTATCTAAGGGAAAATCCAAATATTGCTGAAGTTGCATCAAAGGTGTTGTCCGTCCACT ATCCTCCACGCTTCACAAATGATCTGTGTCCTGAACGCTTCATATGggtagaaaacaagacaaaagacTTTATTTGCAGTGCTGAAGGGAACCCAGAAGCTAAAACTAATTGCAATATTCCTTTTCTAATGACAAAGAATGACTCCGATACATACACGTGTGTAGCTTCAAACCGTCTGGGAAATGTTACAACCTCAGTGAACCTGACAGTGCAAT ATCAGCCTTCAAGTCCTGTAATTTCAAAAACACCCAACAGCGATATCGACGAAGGAAATTCTGTGAACCTGACGTGCGAGTCTGATTGTCTACCCACGTGCGAATACAGCTGGGTTATCCCACCTGGCACCAGCGTGGAATATGCAGAGAAAAATAGATTCATTATTATTAACAGCGCAACACATAGCCATAGCGGCGAATATATCTGTAATGTCAAGAACAAGCATGGAATAGCAGAAACAAGAATTGATATAACCGTTAAAG GTAAAAATTGGTTGCCagttatcatcgttgtaatagTTATAATTGTTTTACTAGCAGCCGCTGCCCTCTTAGTATACTACCTATGGCGAAAGGGAAAAATAGGCAGCTACCACGTACAAAATTCAAAGCAGAAGAAATTATCCAAAGAAAACATCCCACTGAGCAATGGAGCCTGA
- the LOC134603473 gene encoding intercellular adhesion molecule 5-like isoform X2, producing the protein MTFWIEWILAFLVIVFGRSHADRPCEITVMDYQEFGAVNEIITLNCTSTCSTPVWKTNLRKSNILRGSTWSSVDVALEMGNFTATCFSADGNISSIAPLCGYVPPSQVTIDMPEVLEEGTVNTITCKVYSVFPEPLLRMSVTRDRDIIYEETFEKNNWKTMVDKTMTYNFTAERSDNLKDFSCNTILELGTYSNVTKSSSSVTIRTFNLPSPEISSEVWIEQGSNANSSFKCTVPHVFPPENVTLDILFEETYLSPNIERLTDGTVMGTGSYSTSSSPIGKYKLKCKAQLFNFAKNQTLDVNIYEHPTVNFTLPIDTVDLDNTVTAYCDLTTQNIEPYSVGIFYDQEKACEDQQNCDFTVTRRARTTNITCKAYLRENPNIAEVASKVLSVHYPPRFTNDLCPERFIWVENKTKDFICSAEGNPEAKTNCNIPFLMTKNDSDTYTCVASNRLGNVTTSVNLTVQYQPSSPVISKTPNSDIDEGNSVNLTCESDCLPTCEYSWVIPPGTSVEYAEKNRFIIINSATHSHSGEYICNVKNKHGIAETRIDITVKGKNWLPVIIVVIVIIVLLAAAALLVYYLWRKGKIGSYHVQNSKQKKLSKENIPLSNGA; encoded by the exons ATCGACCCTGTGAAATAACTGTAATGGACTATCAGGAGTTTGGAGCAGTTAATGAGATCATTACTCTAAATTGCACCTCCACGTGTTCTACTCCAGTCTGGAAAACAAATCTCCGTAAGAGCAACATCCTTAGAGGAAGCACATGGTCATCGGTTGATGTGGCTCTTGAAATGGGCAATTTCACCGCAACGTGCTTTTCGGCTGATGGAAATATTAGCAGTATAGCTCCACTTTGTGGTTATG TGCCACCAAGCCAAGTGACAATCGATATGCCAGAGGTGCTAGAAGAAGGGACTGTGAATACCATCACCTGCAAAGTCTACAGCGTGTTCCCTGAACCTTTACTACGCATGTCAGTGACTCGCGATAGGGACATCATATATGAggaaacatttgaaaaaaataattggaagaCAATGGTTGATAAGACAATGACATATAATTTCACAGCAGAGCGAAGTGATAACTTGAAGGATTTCTCCTGTAATACCATTCTGGAATTGGGGACATATTCTAATGTCACTAAATCATCATCCAGTGTGACCATCAGAACATTCA ACTTACCATCTCCAGAAATATCTTCAGAGGTGTGGATTGAACAAGGATCAAATGCTAATTCTTCATTTAAATGCACGGTTCCTCATGTGTTCCCTCCAGAAAATGTAactttagatattttatttgaAGAGACTTATTTGAGTCCCAACATAGAAAGACTTACCGATGGCACCGTGATGGGAACTGGTTCATACTCAACAAGTAGCAGTCCTATTGGAAAATATAAACTCAAATGTAAAGCACAATTATTCAACTTTGCCAAAAATCAAACCTTGGATGTAAATATTTATG AACATCCTACAGTTAATTTTACTCTGCCCATTGACACTGTTGACTTGGATAACACAGTGACTGCATATTGCGATTTGACAACTCAAAATATAGAGCCCTATTCTGTAGGAATATTTTACGACCAGGAAAAGGCATGTGAAGATCAGCAAAATTGTGATTTCACTGTGACAAGGCGAGCTCGTACTACAAACATAACCTGCAAGGCCTATCTAAGGGAAAATCCAAATATTGCTGAAGTTGCATCAAAGGTGTTGTCCGTCCACT ATCCTCCACGCTTCACAAATGATCTGTGTCCTGAACGCTTCATATGggtagaaaacaagacaaaagacTTTATTTGCAGTGCTGAAGGGAACCCAGAAGCTAAAACTAATTGCAATATTCCTTTTCTAATGACAAAGAATGACTCCGATACATACACGTGTGTAGCTTCAAACCGTCTGGGAAATGTTACAACCTCAGTGAACCTGACAGTGCAAT ATCAGCCTTCAAGTCCTGTAATTTCAAAAACACCCAACAGCGATATCGACGAAGGAAATTCTGTGAACCTGACGTGCGAGTCTGATTGTCTACCCACGTGCGAATACAGCTGGGTTATCCCACCTGGCACCAGCGTGGAATATGCAGAGAAAAATAGATTCATTATTATTAACAGCGCAACACATAGCCATAGCGGCGAATATATCTGTAATGTCAAGAACAAGCATGGAATAGCAGAAACAAGAATTGATATAACCGTTAAAG GTAAAAATTGGTTGCCagttatcatcgttgtaatagTTATAATTGTTTTACTAGCAGCCGCTGCCCTCTTAGTATACTACCTATGGCGAAAGGGAAAAATAGGCAGCTACCACGTACAAAATTCAAAGCAGAAGAAATTATCCAAAGAAAACATCCCACTGAGCAATGGAGCCTGA